From the genome of Burkholderia cepacia ATCC 25416:
TCATCAAGATGTCCGAACTGACGCCGCGCACGTCGGCGCTGTTCGAGCAGCTCATTGCGAAGACCTTCACGCGCGACCACGTCGCGGTCGTGAACGGCGATGCGGAAGTGGGCGCCGCGTTCAGCGGGCTGCCGTTCGATCACCTGCTGTTCACCGGCTCGACGCACGTCGGCCGCCACGTGATGCGCGCGGCCGCCGACAACCTCACGCCCGTCACGCTCGAACTCGGCGGCAAGTCGCCGGCCATCGTCGGGCCGAACGCGCGCTTCGATGCGGCCGTCGACGCGATCGTCGCGGGCAAGACGCTGAACGCGGGCCAGACCTGCATCGCGCCCGACTACGTGCTGCTGCCGCGCGGGATGGAGGCCGCGTTCATCGAGCGCGCGCGGGCACGGTTCGCGAAGATGTACCCCGACCTGTCGACCAACGGCGACTACACGACGATCGTGTCGCCGCGCCACTACGCCCGGCTGCAGCAGCTCGCCAGCGACGCGCAGGCGGCCGGCGCGCAGCTGCATCCGCTGTCCGACGCGCAATCCGATCCTGCATCGCGCCGCTTCGTGCCGTGCGCGGTCACGCAGGTGCCGGCCGCGTCGCAGCTGATGCAGGAGGAGATCTTCGGGCCGCTGCTGCCGCTCGTGCCGTACGAGCGGCTCGACGAAGCGATCGCATACGTGAATGCGCGCCCGCGTCCGCTTGCGCTCTACCTGTTCGACGAGGACGGCGGCACGATCGACCGCGTGATGCGCGAAACGGTCTCGGGCGGCGTGTCGATCAACGAAACGCTGATGCACATCGCGTGCGGCAGCCTGCCGTTCGGCGGTGTCGGTGCGAGCGGCATGGGCGCATATCACGGCTACGACGGCTTCGTGACGTTCTCGAAGATGAAGCCGGTACTCACGCAGGCGCGCCTGAACACGCGCAACCTGCTCGCGCCGCCGTACGGCAAGCGCTTCGCCGCGCTGATCAAGCTGATGCTGAAGTTCTGAACGGAAGGGATCGAACGGGCCGCGCGCATCGCGCCGCGGCCCGCACCGGCAGGCCGCGCGGCGCCGGTGCCGCGCGCGCCGTCATACGGGCCAGAGCGGCCCTTCCTGCATCGCGCCGATCTGCTCGCGCAACTCGAGCACGCGTGCTTCCCAGTAGCGGTGCGTGTTGAACCACGGGAACGCGGCGGGGAAGGCGGGATCGTCCCAGCGTCGCGCGAGCCATGCCGCGTAGTGGATCAGCCGCAGCGTGCGCAGCGCTTCGACGAGACGCAACTCGCGCGGCTCGAATTCGCAGAAATCCTCGTAGCCGGCCAGCAGGTCCGCGAGCGCACGCGACGCGCCTTCGCGATCGCCCGGCAACAACAGCCACAGATCCTGGATCGCGGGCGCCATCCGGCTGTCGTCGAAGTCGACGAAGTGCGGGCCGGCATCGGTCCACAGCACGTTGCTCGGATGACAGTCGCCGTGCGTGCGCAGCAGGCGGATCTCGCCCGCCCGCTCGAACGCGGCCTCGACGCCTTCGAGCGCGAGCGTCACGGCGGTCTCATACGCGGGCCGCACATCGTCCGGAATGAAATCGTGCGCGAGCAGGTAGTCGCGCGGCTCGTAGCCGAACGTACTGATATCGAGCACGGGACGCGCGGCATACGGCTGCGTCGCGCCGACCGCATGGATCC
Proteins encoded in this window:
- a CDS encoding serine/threonine protein kinase encodes the protein MKDVTSAPASPAGPPFAGLTPECVLDALDSVLMPAGLRTDGRLLALNSYENRVYQVGIEDGPPVVAKFYRPARWSDEAILEEHAFVAELAAREIPAVPARTFDGRTLHAFDGFRFSIFERRGGRAPDLDRSDTLEWLGRFIGRIHAVGATQPYAARPVLDISTFGYEPRDYLLAHDFIPDDVRPAYETAVTLALEGVEAAFERAGEIRLLRTHGDCHPSNVLWTDAGPHFVDFDDSRMAPAIQDLWLLLPGDREGASRALADLLAGYEDFCEFEPRELRLVEALRTLRLIHYAAWLARRWDDPAFPAAFPWFNTHRYWEARVLELREQIGAMQEGPLWPV
- a CDS encoding coniferyl aldehyde dehydrogenase, with translation MKNDLLELAPQALPSVDALTSLLRDQRAAYLRAPYPAWETRVQHLRALRTMLIDHADALAEAISADFGHRAKQEVLLSEIWMAKEEIDDALKHGKRWMKPIRKPMNKWLRPARAKVIPQPLGVVGIVVPWNYPVLLAAGPLICALAAGNRAIIKMSELTPRTSALFEQLIAKTFTRDHVAVVNGDAEVGAAFSGLPFDHLLFTGSTHVGRHVMRAAADNLTPVTLELGGKSPAIVGPNARFDAAVDAIVAGKTLNAGQTCIAPDYVLLPRGMEAAFIERARARFAKMYPDLSTNGDYTTIVSPRHYARLQQLASDAQAAGAQLHPLSDAQSDPASRRFVPCAVTQVPAASQLMQEEIFGPLLPLVPYERLDEAIAYVNARPRPLALYLFDEDGGTIDRVMRETVSGGVSINETLMHIACGSLPFGGVGASGMGAYHGYDGFVTFSKMKPVLTQARLNTRNLLAPPYGKRFAALIKLMLKF